Proteins co-encoded in one Propionispora hippei DSM 15287 genomic window:
- a CDS encoding YybH family protein has translation MSIKLPPRIAAFMEAKSSGDRQAFVACFAEEAVVYTEGQEFRGKEAIRQWFENSAKFKNQYLVMGFRAKRQESILSARVSGDFTGSPQLLDYFFTTQAGLITSLRILAREDL, from the coding sequence ATGTCCATAAAATTGCCACCACGGATTGCTGCGTTTATGGAGGCAAAGTCCAGCGGTGACAGGCAGGCGTTTGTGGCCTGCTTTGCCGAGGAGGCGGTTGTTTATACCGAAGGGCAGGAATTTCGCGGCAAGGAAGCGATCCGGCAATGGTTTGAAAATAGCGCGAAATTTAAAAATCAGTATTTGGTTATGGGTTTTAGGGCCAAACGGCAGGAGTCGATTTTATCCGCCCGGGTTTCCGGGGACTTTACGGGCAGTCCGCAATTATTGGATTACTTCTTTACAACTCAGGCCGGCTTGATCACAAGCTTAAGAATCCTAGCACGGGAGGACTTGTAA
- a CDS encoding helix-turn-helix domain-containing protein → MEILTIDETADYLKVPVRQIYMLVKLDDFPAFKVGKHWRIQKDKLDEWIERQIKDK, encoded by the coding sequence GTGGAAATTCTAACGATAGATGAAACTGCTGATTATTTGAAAGTTCCTGTTAGACAAATTTATATGTTGGTTAAACTGGATGACTTCCCTGCTTTTAAGGTAGGTAAACATTGGCGTATCCAAAAAGATAAATTAGACGAATGGATTGAAAGACAGATAAAGGATAAATAA
- a CDS encoding N-acetylmuramoyl-L-alanine amidase family protein: protein MLLKGKTICIDPGHAGPGIDPGCVGPMGTDEATVAWDISNRVAAILQNRWGAAIIMTKNDVVDAPSDSLSYRASVANNAGADIFVSIHLNAGSPAAHGTETFFYAGSDAGSKLAQSIQNQLVACLGLTDRGLKTANYAVLRLTDMTAVLTEVCFLSNYDEEEYINRDDIRQKAAEAIAQGLVDYLVTN, encoded by the coding sequence ATGTTACTAAAAGGAAAAACTATTTGTATTGACCCCGGACATGCTGGCCCCGGAATTGACCCCGGCTGTGTAGGCCCGATGGGAACCGATGAGGCTACTGTTGCTTGGGACATCTCGAACCGTGTTGCCGCTATCCTTCAGAATCGTTGGGGAGCGGCTATTATTATGACCAAAAACGATGTAGTGGATGCTCCATCGGACTCCCTGAGTTACCGTGCTTCGGTAGCCAACAATGCAGGTGCAGACATCTTCGTGTCTATTCACTTGAACGCTGGCTCCCCTGCGGCTCATGGAACCGAAACATTCTTCTACGCTGGAAGTGATGCAGGGAGCAAACTGGCTCAATCCATTCAGAACCAGTTGGTCGCTTGCTTGGGCCTGACTGACCGTGGCTTGAAGACTGCCAATTATGCTGTCCTGCGGCTTACCGATATGACCGCTGTGTTGACTGAGGTATGCTTCTTGTCGAACTACGATGAGGAAGAATACATCAACCGTGATGATATTCGCCAGAAGGCCGCAGAAGCAATCGCACAGGGGCTTGTTGATTACCTTGTGACTAACTAA
- a CDS encoding phage tail assembly chaperone gives MWYIFDSAGKPLATCDFEPNTDDLRTRGEVAVEGDHNLPFPRIQLVDGVIKTIEPPKPTREELLARIKAERDRKLNDTAWVFMRQLTGTPEQKLPAEEYAKWEAYWAALRDFPDTCDPENPVWPVAPNEEVG, from the coding sequence ATGTGGTATATCTTTGACTCAGCAGGTAAACCGCTTGCTACTTGTGACTTTGAGCCAAACACAGATGATTTAAGAACGAGAGGTGAAGTGGCGGTTGAGGGAGACCACAATCTCCCCTTCCCTCGGATTCAACTTGTGGATGGTGTGATTAAAACCATTGAGCCTCCTAAACCGACTCGTGAAGAACTCCTTGCGAGAATCAAGGCAGAACGAGACAGGAAACTCAATGATACTGCGTGGGTGTTCATGCGACAACTAACCGGAACACCTGAACAGAAACTCCCTGCAGAGGAATACGCAAAATGGGAGGCTTATTGGGCCGCTCTGAGGGACTTCCCTGATACTTGTGACCCTGAGAACCCTGTGTGGCCTGTTGCTCCTAACGAGGAGGTGGGCTAA
- the terL gene encoding phage terminase large subunit produces the protein MLHWTDEQVKKAWEDFRVFVYIVWRSIGLPSPTPIQYDISKALMNPPSDRYIIQGFRGVAKSFLTCAYVVWRLWKNPQLKVLVISASKDRADANAVFIKRIIQTLPFLQELLPKQGQRDTQNLFDVGPAVPDISPSVKSVGITGQITGSRADVLIADDVEVPNNSGTQVQRDKLGEAVKEFDAILKPGGQIIYLGTPQNEMSLYNELQKRGYLTIIWPVLYPETPKDREFYGERLAPIISEKYDEDPQYWAGKPTDPDRFNEEEVEKRRLSYGRAGFALQFLLNTNLSDAEKYPLKVQDLIVADLDPEEASLKWSWCSEPSKRLHEVPSVALKGDYFYSALLRSEETAPYTGTVMAIDPSGRGKDETAYAIIKFLNGYLFLMELGGYKDGYSDATLRALATKAKFYKVNEIIYEANYGDGMFGQLLKPILNEIHPCVVNEVKHSKQKELRIIDTLEPVMMRHKLIVNRSVIMEDYKVYEVNPVYSFVYQLTRLSREKGALAHDDRLDAVTIAVAYWLSVLDRDAQTGLDELLEEQLEAWLDPDRGVFYIEEKPQPPKKGTDIYSGLRINMLNEFS, from the coding sequence ATGCTCCATTGGACTGACGAACAGGTGAAAAAGGCGTGGGAGGACTTCCGGGTCTTCGTCTATATCGTATGGCGAAGTATCGGACTTCCCTCGCCTACTCCTATTCAGTATGACATCTCGAAGGCTCTCATGAATCCTCCAAGTGACCGCTATATTATCCAAGGGTTCCGTGGGGTCGCTAAGTCGTTCCTGACGTGTGCCTATGTAGTGTGGCGGCTATGGAAAAATCCTCAGTTAAAAGTTCTCGTTATCTCCGCATCTAAAGACAGGGCCGATGCGAACGCTGTGTTCATTAAGCGCATCATCCAGACCCTTCCGTTCCTACAAGAATTACTCCCAAAGCAGGGACAACGTGATACTCAGAATCTCTTTGACGTTGGCCCTGCTGTTCCTGACATTTCTCCCTCGGTAAAATCCGTGGGTATCACTGGTCAAATTACAGGTTCTCGTGCTGACGTTCTTATCGCAGATGACGTTGAGGTTCCGAACAACTCCGGGACTCAGGTTCAACGTGACAAACTCGGTGAGGCCGTAAAAGAGTTCGATGCTATCTTGAAACCGGGAGGTCAAATCATTTACCTTGGCACTCCTCAGAACGAGATGAGTCTATACAACGAACTCCAGAAGAGAGGCTATTTGACGATTATCTGGCCTGTGCTTTACCCTGAGACTCCCAAAGACCGGGAGTTCTATGGTGAACGCTTGGCTCCTATCATCTCTGAGAAATACGATGAAGACCCTCAGTATTGGGCAGGTAAACCAACTGACCCAGACCGCTTCAATGAGGAGGAAGTTGAGAAGCGTAGGCTGTCTTATGGACGTGCTGGCTTCGCCTTACAGTTCCTCTTGAATACCAACTTGAGCGATGCTGAGAAATACCCATTGAAAGTACAAGACCTAATAGTGGCAGACCTTGACCCAGAGGAGGCATCCTTGAAGTGGTCATGGTGTTCAGAACCCTCCAAGAGACTACATGAGGTTCCCTCGGTAGCACTCAAGGGGGATTATTTTTATTCGGCCCTATTACGCTCTGAGGAGACCGCTCCGTATACCGGGACTGTGATGGCAATAGACCCTTCCGGTCGTGGTAAAGACGAAACTGCTTATGCTATCATCAAATTCCTAAATGGCTACCTTTTCTTGATGGAATTGGGAGGCTATAAGGATGGATACTCGGATGCTACCTTGAGAGCCTTGGCTACCAAAGCGAAGTTCTACAAGGTCAACGAGATTATCTACGAGGCCAACTATGGTGATGGCATGTTCGGTCAATTACTGAAGCCTATCCTCAATGAAATACATCCCTGCGTAGTAAATGAAGTAAAACACTCCAAGCAGAAGGAACTCCGTATCATTGATACTCTGGAGCCTGTCATGATGAGGCATAAACTCATTGTGAACCGCTCAGTTATCATGGAGGACTACAAGGTCTATGAGGTAAACCCTGTGTACTCCTTTGTGTACCAGTTGACTCGTCTCAGCCGGGAGAAAGGAGCATTGGCCCATGATGACCGCTTGGATGCTGTGACAATCGCTGTGGCTTACTGGCTCTCGGTTCTTGACAGGGATGCTCAAACTGGTCTTGATGAACTCCTAGAGGAACAACTAGAGGCTTGGCTTGACCCGGATAGAGGTGTCTTCTACATCGAAGAGAAACCTCAACCCCCCAAGAAAGGTACGGATATTTATTCAGGACTTCGTATAAATATGCTAAATGAGTTCTCCTAA
- a CDS encoding GDSL-type esterase/lipase family protein, translating into MKKFFLLSGTALFIVGLFLFRTTAAEDPVDTQAVTTAGQTVVKKMYRPDKPEATVEFSQQDPASLKPVLRWTKVESAVAYELELFQENPGVYDDPRFRPAPFFSTSHIYVNGYNVDLSDQLEQDYFYWRVHGLNLDGQRVGEDSDVQKVYVDRDKDIQLKPIPTSVFNQTAGSVLLYPVYAWIPVAGADKYEVEILDDLPENPNDIEPSQHRIDSAIAVGFDYYDPTPRVGRKPFYWRVRAMDQEGNPVGVYSDAGKFGVAAGAAFDVATYGDSITHGGGAVSYSPSDWEYSYQHYLNFPVINLGKSGDTSATMVERFEQDVLPFKPRYLIIMGGSNSMRGGYAAEDIIEDLTALKKKCLANGIRPVFLTLPPINPDNIKRAFDEPTAEDWQQERQKINDFIRMQDYIDVAQGMESPEGLLPTELATDGLHLDIKGKQMMAAAINANWGRITGTASLGK; encoded by the coding sequence GTGAAAAAGTTTTTTTTACTAAGTGGTACCGCACTTTTTATTGTAGGTCTTTTCCTGTTTCGTACAACGGCGGCGGAAGATCCGGTAGATACACAGGCGGTAACAACGGCTGGCCAAACGGTTGTGAAAAAAATGTACCGGCCGGATAAACCGGAGGCAACCGTGGAGTTTTCTCAGCAGGATCCGGCATCCTTAAAGCCTGTGCTGCGCTGGACCAAGGTGGAGTCAGCCGTGGCTTATGAACTTGAGTTGTTTCAGGAAAATCCGGGTGTGTATGATGATCCACGTTTCCGGCCGGCACCGTTTTTTTCAACTTCCCATATTTATGTTAATGGCTATAACGTCGATCTAAGCGACCAATTAGAACAAGATTATTTTTATTGGCGGGTCCATGGCCTGAATTTGGACGGACAGCGCGTCGGGGAAGATTCCGACGTGCAAAAGGTGTATGTGGACCGGGACAAGGACATTCAGCTAAAGCCGATTCCTACCTCGGTTTTTAATCAAACGGCGGGCAGTGTGTTGCTTTATCCGGTATATGCCTGGATTCCTGTAGCTGGGGCGGACAAGTATGAAGTAGAAATTCTCGATGATCTGCCGGAAAATCCTAATGATATAGAACCTTCGCAGCATCGCATCGACTCGGCCATTGCCGTGGGCTTTGACTATTATGATCCCACGCCCCGAGTCGGCAGAAAGCCTTTTTATTGGCGGGTACGGGCAATGGATCAGGAAGGCAATCCGGTGGGGGTCTATTCGGATGCCGGCAAATTTGGTGTTGCCGCCGGCGCCGCTTTTGATGTGGCCACTTACGGCGACAGTATTACCCATGGCGGCGGTGCGGTATCGTATTCACCGTCGGACTGGGAATACAGCTACCAGCACTATCTGAACTTTCCGGTGATTAATCTGGGTAAGAGTGGCGATACCAGCGCGACGATGGTGGAGCGCTTTGAACAGGATGTGCTGCCGTTCAAGCCCCGTTACCTGATCATTATGGGAGGCTCCAACAGTATGCGCGGCGGTTATGCAGCGGAGGATATTATTGAGGATTTGACTGCTTTAAAGAAAAAATGCCTGGCCAATGGGATACGGCCTGTTTTCTTGACGCTGCCGCCAATTAATCCGGATAATATTAAGCGTGCGTTTGACGAACCGACTGCGGAGGATTGGCAGCAAGAACGGCAGAAAATCAATGACTTCATCCGGATGCAAGACTACATTGATGTAGCTCAGGGCATGGAGTCGCCAGAGGGATTATTGCCGACCGAATTGGCGACAGACGGACTGCATTTGGATATTAAAGGAAAACAAATGATGGCTGCCGCTATCAACGCTAACTGGGGTCGCATTACCGGCACGGCCAGTTTAGGTAAATGA
- a CDS encoding phage holin family protein, with protein MDNQEIRNELVKLSPPAGVSVTSFMGVPLSDWVYIATIIYILVQCGCLLYKTIKNVNKKGDNQ; from the coding sequence ATGGATAACCAAGAGATTCGCAACGAACTGGTGAAACTCTCGCCTCCTGCTGGGGTCTCTGTGACCTCGTTCATGGGAGTTCCGTTGTCTGATTGGGTGTATATCGCCACTATCATCTACATTCTCGTACAGTGTGGATGCTTGCTCTACAAGACTATCAAAAACGTAAATAAGAAAGGGGATAACCAATAA